GACGGCGACCTGGCAGGAGGAGTACGAGGACATCGACGAGCAGCGCGCCCGCGCGTTCCTCGACCGCCTCGGCATGACGGACTACCTCGACCGGAAGTTCGGCACCCTCTCCGAGGGCGAACGCAAGCGCACCCTGATCGCCCGCGCCCTGATGACCGACCCCGAGCTGCTGCTCCTCGACGAGCCCGCCGCCGGTCTCGACCTCGGCGGCCGCGAGGACCTCGTACGGCGCCTCGGCCGTCTCGCCCGCGACCCCCTCGCACCCTCCATGATCATGGTCACGCACCACGTCGAGGAGATCGCCCCCGGCTTCACGCACGTCCTGATGATCCGCCAGGGCAAGGTCGTCACCGCCGGCCCCATCGATCTGGAACTGACCTCCCGCAACCTCTCGCTGTGCTTCGGCCTCCCGCTCGTCGTGGAGCGCAACGACAGCGACCGCTGGACCGCCCAGGGCCTCCCGCTGCGCTAGCGGGTCCGCACCGCACCCTGTCCCGACCGCGCCCGCCAGACCTACCATGACCATGTGACCAACATCGACGCATGGGTGTGGTGGCTCATCGGCGCGGTCGGACTGGGCATCCCCCTGGTCATCACCGCGATGCCGGAGTTCGGCATGTTCGCCGTCGGCGCGGCCCTCGCCGCCGTGACGGCCGCGCTCGGCGGGGGAGTGGTGGCCCAGGTCCTGGTGTTCGTGACCGTGTCGGTCGCGCTCATCGCCGTCGTCCGCCCCCTCGCCAACCGCCACCGCGACCAACGCCCCCAACACCGCAGCGGCATCGAGGCGTTGAAGGGCAGGAGCGCCCTCGTCCTGGAACGCGTCGACGGCAGCGGCGGCCGCATCAAGCTCGCCGGCGAGATCTGGTCCGCGCGCACCCTCGACTCGGACACCAGTTTCGAACCCGGCCAGTCCGTCGACGTCGTCGACATCGACGGGGCGACCGCGGTCGTCATGTGAGAACCACCCGACTCGCGACCCCAGGGTCTGCGAGACTCCGATCAACGGGGCAGCACAGACAGCCGGAAGGGCACGGGGAACCGCATGCAACCGATCATCATCGTCCTGATCATTCTGGTGGTTCTGGTCTTCATCGCACTGGTCAAGACGATCCAGGTGATCCCGCAGGCCAGCGCCGCCATCGTCGAGCGGTTCGGCCGCTACACCCGCACCCTCAACGCGGGCCTTAACATCGTCGTCCCGTTCATCGACTCGATCCGCAACCGGATCGACCTCCGCGAACAGGTCGTCCCCTTCCCGCCGCAGCCGGTCATCACCCAGGACAACCTGGTGGTCAACATCGACACGGTCATCTACTACCAGGTGACCGACGCCCGGGCCGCGACGTACGAAGTCGCCAGCTACATCCAGGCCATCGAGCAGCTCACCGTCACCACCCTGCGCAACATCATCGGCGGCATGGACCTGGAACGCACCCTCACCTCCCGCGAGGAGATCAACGCGGCCCTGCGCGGCGTACTCGACGAGGCAACCGGCAAGTGGGGCATCCGCGTCAACCGCGTCGAGCTCAAGGCCATCGAGCCGCCGACCTCCATCCAGGACTCGATGGAGAAGCAGATGCGCGCCGACCGCGACAAGCGCGCCGCGATCCTCCAGGCCGAAGGTGTCCGCCAGTCCGAGATCCTGCGCGCCGAGGGTGAGAAGCAGTCGTCCATCCTGCGCGCCGAAGGTGACGCCAAGGCGGCCGCCCTGCGCGCCGAGGGCGAGGCCCAGGCCATCCGTACGGTCTTCGAGTCCATCCACGCCGGCGACGCCGACCAGAAGCTCCTCGCCTACCAGTACCTCCAGATGCTCCCGAAGATCGCAGAAGGCGACGCCAACAAGCTCTGGATCGTGCCCAGCGAGATCGGCGACGCCCTCAAGGGCCTCTCCGGCGCCATGGGCAACTTCGGTCCCATGGGCGGCGGTTCGGGCTTCAACCCGGCCGGCTCCGGCAAGGACGGCGCGAGCGCGGCCGACAAGGCCGCCGCGGACCGCCGCGAACAGCCCCCCATCGACTGACCGGCCGCCGCCTGTTGCATGATCAGTGAGGCCCCTCGACCTTCACGGCGGGGAGGCGACTCACTCATGCGAAGGGGATGGCAGCGTCCATGTCCATCTGGGAATCACTCGCGGTCTTCGCCGCAGGCGTCGGAGCCGGCACCATCAACACCATCGTCGGCTCCGGCACCCTCATCACCTTCCCCGTCCTGCTCGCCACAGGACTGCCGCCGGTCACCGCCAACGTGTCCAACACCCTCGGTCTCGTGCCCGGCTCGATCAGCGGCGCCATCGGCTACCGCAAGGAACTCAAGGGCCAGCGCGCCCGCATCCTGCGGCTCGGCGCCGTCTCCCTCGTCGGCGGACTCGGCGGCGCGATCCTGCTCCTCACCCTGCCGTCGGACTCCTTCAACACGATCGTGCCCGTCCTCATCGGACTGGCCCTCGTCCTCGTCGTCCTCCAGCCGCGCCTCGCCGCCGCCCTGCGCGCCCGCCAGGAAGCCGCGGGCGGCGACACCGGACACCCCGACGGCGGCCCCGCCCTGCTGACCGGAATGCTGCTCTCCAGCGCCTACGGCGGCTACTTCGGCGCCGCCCAAGGAGTGCTCTACCTCGGTCTGATGGGGCTGCTGCTCCACGATGACCTGCAACGGATCAACGCCGTCAAGAACGTCGTCGCCGCCCTCGTCAACGGCATCGCGGCCGTCTTCTTCCTCTTCGTCGCCGACTTCGACTGGACGGCCGTGGTCCTCATCGCCCTCGGCTCCACCCTCGGCGGCCAGATCGGCGCGAAGGTCGGCCGCCGACTGCCCCCGACGGTGCTGCGCGCCGTCATCGTCGCAGTCGGGATCATCGCCATCGTCCAACTGCTCCTGCGCTGAACGGCGTAGTGCGCCTACGCAGCCCAGCGCAGCCGCGTGCCTCGACGGACTAGGCGGTACGCGCCAGCCACTCGGGCAATACCTCGCGCCCGCCGGAACCCAGCGCGAGCAGCATCGCGTCCGCCGGCGACGGAACGAACGGCTTGCGGAGCAACGGCATCCCCGCCTCCTCCGGAGTGCGGGCCGCCTTGCGGTGGTTGTCCTCCGCACAGGACGCCACCGTGTTCAGCCAGGTGTCGCCACCCCCCTGGGCCCGCGGAAGCACGTGGTCCACGGTCGTCGCACGCTTCCCGCAGTACGCGCACCGGTGCTGGTCACGGGCCAGCACGCCCCGCCGCGACCAAGGAGCGTGTCTTCGGAACGGCACCCGAACGTACCGGCAGAGCCTGATCACCCGCGGCATCGGTAGCTCCATCGTGGCCGCCCGGACACGCAGCTCGGGATGCGACTGTTCGACCACGGCCTTGTCCTGGAGCACCAGTACCACAGCCCGGTTCAACGTCACCGTCGACAGCGGCTCGAAGCTCGCATTCAGCACCAGCGTGTCCCGCATCTCGCCCACCTCCCGTGTGCAGGCCCGCGACCTCCCTGGCGGCAAGGCCCGGAACCACTCTGGCCGCGCGCGCCACGCGGGACAACGCAATAAAAATGCCCGGTCCTGGCCGTCTTTAGACCAGGACCGGGCAAACGCTCGGGAAACGATCAGCTCGCCGGAGCCTCGTACTCACCGATCAGCTGCGCACGGCCCAACGTGTGGAACCTCAGGTTGAACCCGACGACCGCCGGCGAGACGTCCGAGCCGGGCCCGAGCTTCTCCTGGTCCACCGCGTACACGGTGAACACGTACCGGTGGCGCTCCCCGGCAGGCGGGGCGGCCCCGCCGAAGTCCTTCGTCCCGTAGTCGTTGCGCACGTGCACGGCCCCGGCCGGCAACCCCTCGAACTTCCCGCCGCCCGCCCCGGCCGGCAACTCCGTCACCGAGGCCGGGATGTCGAAGAGCACCCAGTGCCAGAACCCGCTGCCCGTCGGCGCGTCCGGGTCGAAGCACGTCACGGCGAAGCTCTTCGTCCCCTCCGGGAACCCCTCCCACCGCAGGTGCGGCGAGCGGTTCCCGGCCGACTGGACCTGGGCCTCCCCGAGATCCGCGCCGGGTGCCAGGTCGTCACTCACCACGGAGAAGGAATCGACCTCCGGGTGGAAGTCGTGCGGAAGAGGCGCCCTGCTCTGCTCGGCCACTGCTGAACCTCCTGATCGCTTAACCAGTACCGCCCCGAGCCTAAACAGCCCTCAGAACCAGTTGCGGTGCGAACCCACGGAGGCGATCCACTGGTTCAGATACGCCGCCCAGTCGGTCCCCTCGTACGACTGCAGACCCACCTGGAAGCAGCGGTAGGTGTCGCTGCCCTCGGAGAAGAGGCCCGGCTTCTTGTCCATCTCCAGGACGACGTCCATCTCACGGCCGTCCGAGACGAACGTCAGCTCCACCTGGTTCAGCCCCCGGTACTGCGACGGCGGAAGGAACTCGATCTCCTGGTAGAACGGCAGCGTCTGCCGCGTCCCGCGGATGTGCCCGCGCTCCATGTCCGCCGAGCGGAACGAGAAACCGAGCCGACGGAACGCGTCCAAGATCGCCTGCTGCGCCGGAACCGGGTGCACGTTGATCGGGTCCAGGTCACCCGCGTCCACCGCCCGGGCGATCTCCAGCTCCGTGCTCACCCCGATGTTCATGCCCCGCAGGTGCTGGCCCTCGAAATGGGTGATCGGCGTCTCCCACGGGATCTCCAGCCCGAACGGCACCACGTGCAGCGCACCCGGCTGGACCTGGAACGCACCGCCCAGCCGCTGCTTCGCGAAGACGATGTCCTGCTTGTGCTCCTGGTCGCCGCCCTCCACCTCCACCCGCGCCTGGAGCCCGACCGACAACCCCTCGATCTGCTGCTCGACGGAACCGCCCTGGATGCGGACCTCGCCCTGGACGATGCCGCCCGGAACGACGTTCGGTTCGGTGATGACGGTGTCCACCGAGGCACCACCGGCACCCAGCGCCGCGAACAGCTTCCTGAACCCCATGCTCTGACTCCCCTTTGAAGCTCTGTGACGTAAAGGCTGGTGACTACCCCTACAAACGCGGAACCCTAGGCCCCGGTTGCAAGCGCACGACCTCCAGTACGCTCGACTGGATGAGCGCGCGACCCGACCGTACGCCCCTGCCCCGGTCCTTCTTCGACCGCCCGGTCCTCACCGTGGCCCCCGACCTGCTCGGCCGCACCCTGGTCCGGCGGACCGCCGAGGGCCCCCTCGAACTACGCATCACGGAAGTGGAGGCGTACGAGGGCGAGGCCGACCCCGGCTCCCACGCCTACCGCGGCCGCACCCGGCGCAACGCGTCGATGTTCGGACCGCCCGGACACGCGTACGTCTACTTCATCTACGGCATGTGGTTCAGCCTCAACCTGGTGTGCGGGCCGCCCGACCACGCGAGCGGTGTCCTCATCCGTGCCGGCGAGATCACCCTGGGCGCCGAACTGGCCCGCAAACGTCGAGTTTCCGCCAGAAACGACCGAGAACTCGCCAAAGGTCCGGCCCGTCTGGCCACGGCACTCGACATCGACCGCTCCCTGGACGGCACCGACCTCTGTGACGGCCCCGACTCACCCTTGTCCCTGCTCATCGGCACACCCACCACCCCCGACCAGGTGAGCAGCGGCCCCCGCACGGGTGTGGGCGGAGCCGGAGCGGACCACCCGTACCGCTTCTGGATCACCCACGACCCGACGGTCAGCCCTTATCGCGCCCATGCGCCACGCCGCCGCTCAACTTGACTCGCCCCTGGCGGACGCCTAACGTAGCCCGAGCCGCTTGAACGGGGCACTGCCATCAGCAGACCCCGGGGCGGCCAACCCACCACCTACGACGCACCCCTGACGGGGTCGATTTCGGCATGCCCGAATTCGAATCCAACGGCCCGATTATGAGCCGCAAGGGATAAGCGCTAAAGTGGTGGAAAGCCGAAAGGCAAAGGCCTCCAACGGCCATCGGAATCAAATCAGAGTCGGAAACGACAACGAAATGATCTGGTAGAGTTGGAAACGAAGAACACAGGAAGCGCCCGGAGGAAAACCCGCGAGGGTGAGTACGAAGGAAGCGTCCGTTCCTTGAGAACTCAACAGCGTGCCAAAAATCAACGCCAGAAGTTGATACCCCGTCCACTCCGGTGGATGAGGTTCCTTTGAAAAAGTCCTGCCTTTCGGGGCAGGCAATGAACACAGCGAGGACGTTGTGGTCAGCCGGTCTTATTCCGACCTTGGCTGGCCCGCTCTAAGTGTGTGTTTCACCCGATTACGGGTAAACATTCATGGAGAGTTTGATCCTGGCTCAGGACGAACGCTGGCGGCGTGCTTAACACATGCAAGTCGAACGATGAAGCCCTTCGGGGTGGATTAGTGGCGAACGGGTGAGTAACACGTGGGCAATCTGCCCTTCACTCTGGGACAAGCCCTGGAAACGGGGTCTAATACCGGATAATACTCCTGCCTGCATGGGCGGGGGTTGAAAGCTCCGGCGGTGAAGGATGAGCCCGCGGCCTATCAGCTTGTTGGTGGGGTAATGGCCCACCAAGGCGACGACGGGTAGCCGGCCTGAGAGGGCGACCGGCCACACTGGGACTGAGACACGGCCCAGACTCCTACGGGAGGCAGCAGTGGGGAATATTGCACAATGGGCGAAAGCCTGATGCAGCGACGCCGCGTGAGGGATGACGGCCTTCGGGTTGTAAACCTCTTTCAGCAGGGAAGAAGCGAAAGTGACGGTACCTGCAGAAGAAGCGCCGGCTAACTACGTGCCAGCAGCCGCGGTAATACGTAGGGCGCAAGCGTTGTCCGGAATTATTGGGCGTAAAGAGCTCGTAGGCGGCTTGTCACGTCGGATGTGAAAGCCCGAGGCTTAACCTCGGGTCTGCATTCGATACGGGCTAGCTAGAGTGTGGTAGGGGAGATCGGAATTCCTGGTGTAGCGGTGAAATGCGCAGATATCAGGAGGAACACCGGTGGCGAAGGCGGATCTCTGGGCCATTACTGACGCTGAGGAGCGAAAGCGTGGGGAGCGAACAGGATTAGATACCCTGGTAGTCCACGCCGTAAACGTTGGGAACTAGGTGTTGGCGACATTCCACGTCGTCGGTGCCGCAGCTAACGCATTAAGTTCCCCGCCTGGGGAGTACGGCCGCAAGGCTAAAACTCAAAGGAATTGACGGGGGCCCGCACAAGCGGCGGAGCATGTGGCTTAATTCGACGCAACGCGAAGAACCTTACCAAGGCTTGACATATACCGGAAAGCATTAGAGATAGTGCCCCCCTTGTGGTCGGTATACAGGTGGTGCATGGCTGTCGTCAGCTCGTGTCGTGAGATGTTGGGTTAAGTCCCGCAACGAGCGCAACCCTTGTCCTGTGTTGCCAGCATGCCCTTCGGGGTGATGGGGACTCACAGGAGACCGCCGGGGTCAACTCGGAGGAAGGTGGGGACGACGTCAAGTCATCATGCCCCTTATGTCTTGGGCTGCACACGTGCTACAATGGCCGGTACAATGAGCTGCGATACCGTGAGGTGGAGCGAATCTCAAAAAGCCGGTCTCAGTTCGGATTGGGGTCTGCAACTCGACCCCATGAAGTCGGAGTCGCTAGTAATCGCAGATCAGCATTGCTGCGGTGAATACGTTCCCGGGCCTTGTACACACCGCCCGTCACGTCACGAAAGTCGGTAACACCCGAAGCCGGTGGCCCAACCCGTAAGGGAGGGAGCTGTCGAAGGTGGGACTGGCGATTGGGACGAAGTCGTAACAAGGTAGCCGTACCGGAAGGTGCGGCTGGATCACCTCCTTTCTAAGGAGCACAGTACCGATTGCAGGCAAATGTTCTGCACGGTCAGCTCATGGGTGGAACGTTGATTAGTTGGCACGGTCATGGAAGACCCTCACGAGTACTGCTTCGGCGTGGAAAGTGTGCGGATCTCAAATGATCGTGCTTGGCACGTTGTTGGGTGTCTGAGGGTACGGCCGTATGGCTGTCCTTCTGCGATGCCGGCCCCAGTGCACTCACTAGCTTGTCTGGTGGGGTGATGGGTGGCTGGTCGTTGCTTGAGAACTACACAGTGGACGCGAGCATCTGTGGCCAAGTTTTTAAGGGCGCACGGTGGATGCCTTGGCACCAGGAACCGATGAAGGACGTGAGAGGCCGCGATAGGCCCCGGGGAGCTGCCAACTGAGCTTTGATCCGGGGGTGTCCGAATGGGGAAACCCGGCAGTCGTCATGGGCTGTCACCCACTGCTGAACACATAGGCAGTGTGGAGGGAACGAGGGGAAGTGAAACATCTCAGTACCCTCAGGAAGAGAAAACAACCGTGATTCCGGGAGTAGTGGCGAGCGAAACCGGATGAGGCCAAACCGTATGCGTGTGATACCCGGCAGGGGTTGCGCATGCGGGGTTGTGGGAATGAGCTTGATCGGTCTGCCGGCCGGTCGGCGAGTCAGAAACCGTTGATGTAGTCGAAGGACATGCGAAAGGTCCGGCGTAGAGGGTAAGACC
This Streptomyces sp. NBC_00539 DNA region includes the following protein-coding sequences:
- a CDS encoding ABC transporter ATP-binding protein yields the protein MSDVLELVDVSVVREGRALVDQVSWSVKEGERWVILGPNGAGKTTLLNVASSYLFPTAGGATILGSTLGKVNVFDLRPRIGVAGIAMADKLPKRQTVLETVLTAAYGMTATWQEEYEDIDEQRARAFLDRLGMTDYLDRKFGTLSEGERKRTLIARALMTDPELLLLDEPAAGLDLGGREDLVRRLGRLARDPLAPSMIMVTHHVEEIAPGFTHVLMIRQGKVVTAGPIDLELTSRNLSLCFGLPLVVERNDSDRWTAQGLPLR
- a CDS encoding YbhB/YbcL family Raf kinase inhibitor-like protein, translated to MAEQSRAPLPHDFHPEVDSFSVVSDDLAPGADLGEAQVQSAGNRSPHLRWEGFPEGTKSFAVTCFDPDAPTGSGFWHWVLFDIPASVTELPAGAGGGKFEGLPAGAVHVRNDYGTKDFGGAAPPAGERHRYVFTVYAVDQEKLGPGSDVSPAVVGFNLRFHTLGRAQLIGEYEAPAS
- a CDS encoding SPFH domain-containing protein is translated as MQPIIIVLIILVVLVFIALVKTIQVIPQASAAIVERFGRYTRTLNAGLNIVVPFIDSIRNRIDLREQVVPFPPQPVITQDNLVVNIDTVIYYQVTDARAATYEVASYIQAIEQLTVTTLRNIIGGMDLERTLTSREEINAALRGVLDEATGKWGIRVNRVELKAIEPPTSIQDSMEKQMRADRDKRAAILQAEGVRQSEILRAEGEKQSSILRAEGDAKAAALRAEGEAQAIRTVFESIHAGDADQKLLAYQYLQMLPKIAEGDANKLWIVPSEIGDALKGLSGAMGNFGPMGGGSGFNPAGSGKDGASAADKAAADRREQPPID
- a CDS encoding NfeD family protein — its product is MTNIDAWVWWLIGAVGLGIPLVITAMPEFGMFAVGAALAAVTAALGGGVVAQVLVFVTVSVALIAVVRPLANRHRDQRPQHRSGIEALKGRSALVLERVDGSGGRIKLAGEIWSARTLDSDTSFEPGQSVDVVDIDGATAVVM
- a CDS encoding sporulation protein codes for the protein MGFRKLFAALGAGGASVDTVITEPNVVPGGIVQGEVRIQGGSVEQQIEGLSVGLQARVEVEGGDQEHKQDIVFAKQRLGGAFQVQPGALHVVPFGLEIPWETPITHFEGQHLRGMNIGVSTELEIARAVDAGDLDPINVHPVPAQQAILDAFRRLGFSFRSADMERGHIRGTRQTLPFYQEIEFLPPSQYRGLNQVELTFVSDGREMDVVLEMDKKPGLFSEGSDTYRCFQVGLQSYEGTDWAAYLNQWIASVGSHRNWF
- a CDS encoding HNH endonuclease encodes the protein MRDTLVLNASFEPLSTVTLNRAVVLVLQDKAVVEQSHPELRVRAATMELPMPRVIRLCRYVRVPFRRHAPWSRRGVLARDQHRCAYCGKRATTVDHVLPRAQGGGDTWLNTVASCAEDNHRKAARTPEEAGMPLLRKPFVPSPADAMLLALGSGGREVLPEWLARTA
- a CDS encoding DNA-3-methyladenine glycosylase yields the protein MSARPDRTPLPRSFFDRPVLTVAPDLLGRTLVRRTAEGPLELRITEVEAYEGEADPGSHAYRGRTRRNASMFGPPGHAYVYFIYGMWFSLNLVCGPPDHASGVLIRAGEITLGAELARKRRVSARNDRELAKGPARLATALDIDRSLDGTDLCDGPDSPLSLLIGTPTTPDQVSSGPRTGVGGAGADHPYRFWITHDPTVSPYRAHAPRRRST
- a CDS encoding sulfite exporter TauE/SafE family protein, translating into MSIWESLAVFAAGVGAGTINTIVGSGTLITFPVLLATGLPPVTANVSNTLGLVPGSISGAIGYRKELKGQRARILRLGAVSLVGGLGGAILLLTLPSDSFNTIVPVLIGLALVLVVLQPRLAAALRARQEAAGGDTGHPDGGPALLTGMLLSSAYGGYFGAAQGVLYLGLMGLLLHDDLQRINAVKNVVAALVNGIAAVFFLFVADFDWTAVVLIALGSTLGGQIGAKVGRRLPPTVLRAVIVAVGIIAIVQLLLR